One window of Macrococcus sp. 19Msa1099 genomic DNA carries:
- a CDS encoding 5'-3' exonuclease, with protein sequence MKNVLIIDGMALLFRHFFATSLHGNYMRNHEGIPTNGVQGFIKHAISAIEDTHAAHVIVCWDMGAKTFRNDIDSNYKAHRPAPQEEMIPQFEMAQRISEELGFVNIGVHQFEADDVIGTLAKYLDKEYHITVISGDRDLLQILDENIEIWLIKKGFSIYSKYDLNRFEEEYHLKPKQLIDVKAFMGDTSDGYPGVKGIGEKTAVKLIQSYRDVSGVLASLEELPKGQQNKIMTSIDALKISRRLAEIHTEVPINLEDIKKRMSYVSDYEFIRSVCDKHELKSVSRFLIGK encoded by the coding sequence ATGAAAAATGTACTGATTATAGATGGGATGGCATTGTTATTTCGACACTTCTTTGCAACAAGTCTTCATGGAAACTATATGAGAAATCATGAGGGTATACCTACGAATGGTGTGCAAGGGTTTATAAAGCATGCAATTAGCGCGATCGAAGACACGCATGCAGCACACGTCATCGTATGCTGGGATATGGGTGCCAAAACTTTCAGAAATGACATCGATAGTAATTACAAGGCGCATCGTCCTGCACCACAAGAGGAGATGATTCCACAGTTTGAAATGGCGCAGCGCATTTCAGAAGAACTAGGATTTGTTAATATAGGGGTTCATCAATTTGAAGCAGACGACGTTATTGGTACGTTAGCGAAATATCTTGATAAGGAATACCATATCACTGTAATAAGCGGCGACCGAGATCTACTGCAGATATTAGATGAAAATATTGAAATTTGGCTTATAAAAAAAGGTTTCAGTATATATAGCAAGTACGATTTGAATCGATTTGAAGAAGAATATCACCTTAAACCAAAGCAACTTATCGATGTTAAAGCATTTATGGGTGATACATCGGATGGTTATCCCGGCGTTAAAGGTATAGGAGAAAAAACGGCGGTAAAATTGATCCAGTCTTATCGAGATGTGAGCGGCGTTCTAGCTTCATTAGAAGAATTGCCAAAAGGACAGCAAAACAAAATCATGACATCGATCGATGCTTTGAAAATTTCGAGACGTTTAGCTGAAATTCATACAGAGGTACCTATCAACCTTGAGGATATAAAAAAACGTATGTCGTATGTTTCTGATTATGAGTTTATAAGAAGTGTCTGTGATAAGCATGAGTTAAAATCTGTAAGTAGATTTCTGATTGGAAAATAA
- a CDS encoding dynamin family protein, which translates to MDNKEQIKRLYQLKKEVEKSDNTLLLNQINEVIKKVYSDYIVLSFIGHFSSGKSSLINKICDEDILPSSPIPTTSNTAQIIRDNIDLIRINMDNQTYSDVESYATVKKVNTLNTDIESVEIHKQNLAFPEGTVIQDTPGIDATFKNHEQSTMKYLLISDIVFYTVEYNHVNAEKNFSQIKMMNELGVPVVLLINQIDKHDENEILFTAFKEKVEQNIKMWNLNVEAIYYTSIYASEHNQFDQLKEQLNQQVNELTADRDFYNRIIDYIERAQINYLNQRKDRLLEQLEVDEADISHALDELHIQQSLNSEQQLLIQDNRTEQLLKEVRNIVKNAYLIPFELREKIGAMLETFATNYKVGGFFNKQAKLESIQNEKIDSVIEMLNDLLDKQINFQLKNYYEQYMKYSEQPALLDDIYYHITKEDVKALSKPQPEVTKEYILIYSEQLKTFIEKKIVQQQKVWLEKFIKSINMSKLNTTNHTSDKSILFDDYLNNEKLMESVTTKNYMHYYIHLEESIDKLIDRRYVTLSINETDEVVNKQSIINDRKGRQDSLNIEVYETFKTVDYFKSDMRKLEAQLDRIHNDETKIVVFGAFSAGKSALINALLQERILISSPNPTTASITELYYGQQHFVTFKTEDMLLNKLNGISCSVSENMNTIESWIEKNKNKINDFSDEDKSFASGVIKQYHHYKAYLSNGQTIEIDKNEIDKYTAQDEHAAFVNRIKIGLENDFLKNKVIIDSPGTGSTNSRHTMETTEIIADSDLLIYVSYYNHVFTEKDKAFLSYLNEIEVMNEASENFFVINAVDLRKNDEELVAVEDYLRTELDQLNIEDRIYSVSSKQALGGYDERFNVFAEAIEHFVDSTSKIQKIHQFNSNASRIVRSAQFMRDDYKAYIAKQNRRNLQYDVWQKEPPLEWNIVSRVLSDIKQLLHEQVSYLRDKMKIQLYDVIKSEVNTSQKLNIIEKSFKASVESKLLNEFQFIVPRINKAAIQSYRDETSLTKAALIEYEIAEDIVFDSFILKLNQMKLNPIVNEIEQLVFPVVKEKQLKNMNSRNELFENIHEQSMTVINQVLLKYESYIITEIENGIGALETHIDEKNKNISEEIIEKRATSIDDSIISEIKSALKQLELNS; encoded by the coding sequence ATGGATAATAAAGAGCAGATCAAACGATTATATCAACTGAAAAAAGAAGTGGAAAAGTCAGACAACACTTTATTATTGAATCAAATCAATGAAGTGATAAAAAAAGTTTATTCAGATTATATTGTATTAAGTTTTATAGGTCATTTTTCTTCAGGGAAATCATCTTTGATTAACAAGATATGTGATGAGGATATTTTACCTAGTTCTCCGATTCCGACAACGAGTAATACCGCTCAAATTATTAGAGATAACATAGATCTAATAAGAATAAATATGGACAACCAGACATACAGTGACGTCGAAAGCTATGCCACTGTTAAAAAGGTGAATACATTGAATACAGATATAGAATCGGTAGAGATTCATAAACAAAACCTTGCATTCCCAGAAGGTACAGTAATTCAGGATACACCAGGTATTGATGCAACGTTCAAAAATCACGAGCAGAGCACAATGAAATATCTACTCATCAGTGACATCGTTTTTTATACGGTGGAATATAATCATGTGAACGCAGAAAAGAACTTCAGCCAGATTAAGATGATGAATGAACTGGGAGTTCCAGTTGTTCTCTTGATTAATCAGATTGATAAACATGATGAAAATGAAATACTCTTTACGGCATTCAAAGAAAAAGTAGAACAAAATATTAAGATGTGGAACTTAAACGTTGAAGCTATTTATTATACTTCAATCTACGCTTCTGAACATAATCAGTTTGATCAATTAAAGGAACAACTCAATCAGCAAGTAAATGAGTTAACTGCAGATAGAGATTTCTACAATAGAATCATCGATTATATTGAACGCGCACAGATAAACTATCTAAATCAAAGAAAAGATAGGCTATTAGAACAGCTCGAGGTAGATGAAGCAGACATATCTCATGCCCTAGATGAGCTTCATATACAGCAGAGTCTGAACAGTGAGCAGCAACTATTGATACAGGATAATCGTACGGAACAATTATTAAAAGAAGTACGGAACATTGTTAAGAATGCTTATTTAATCCCTTTTGAACTGAGGGAAAAGATAGGTGCGATGCTTGAGACCTTTGCTACAAACTATAAAGTAGGTGGATTCTTCAATAAACAGGCAAAGCTTGAGAGTATTCAAAACGAAAAAATAGATAGTGTCATCGAAATGCTTAATGATCTACTGGATAAACAGATTAATTTCCAACTAAAAAATTATTATGAACAGTATATGAAATATAGTGAACAACCAGCGTTACTTGATGATATTTACTATCATATTACAAAAGAGGATGTTAAAGCGCTGAGCAAACCACAGCCGGAAGTTACAAAAGAATATATTCTAATCTATTCTGAACAATTAAAGACATTCATAGAGAAAAAGATTGTGCAGCAACAAAAAGTCTGGCTTGAAAAGTTCATAAAAAGTATAAATATGTCTAAATTAAATACTACAAATCATACTTCAGATAAAAGCATCCTATTTGATGATTATCTAAATAATGAAAAGTTAATGGAGTCAGTCACTACTAAAAATTATATGCATTACTATATTCATCTGGAAGAATCTATCGATAAATTAATAGATAGAAGGTATGTAACATTGTCTATTAATGAAACTGATGAAGTGGTGAACAAGCAGAGCATTATTAATGATAGAAAAGGTAGACAAGATTCACTGAATATTGAAGTCTATGAAACCTTTAAAACGGTTGACTATTTTAAATCAGATATGCGTAAGCTAGAAGCACAGCTTGATAGAATTCACAATGATGAAACTAAAATAGTTGTATTCGGAGCATTTAGTGCGGGTAAAAGTGCCCTCATCAATGCGTTGTTACAGGAAAGAATCTTAATTTCTTCTCCGAATCCTACAACAGCAAGTATTACCGAACTGTATTATGGTCAACAGCATTTTGTAACATTTAAGACAGAAGATATGCTGCTTAACAAGCTTAATGGGATATCATGTTCAGTAAGTGAAAATATGAATACCATTGAGTCATGGATAGAAAAAAATAAAAACAAGATAAATGATTTTTCTGATGAAGATAAAAGCTTCGCATCTGGTGTGATCAAACAATATCATCACTATAAAGCATACTTATCAAATGGACAGACGATTGAAATAGATAAAAATGAGATTGATAAATATACGGCACAAGATGAGCACGCAGCGTTCGTCAATCGTATAAAAATAGGTCTAGAAAATGATTTCCTTAAAAACAAGGTTATTATAGATTCACCTGGAACAGGAAGTACGAATAGCAGACATACGATGGAAACGACAGAGATTATTGCGGATAGCGATTTACTCATATATGTTTCATATTATAATCACGTGTTCACAGAGAAGGACAAAGCATTTCTATCTTACTTAAATGAAATTGAAGTAATGAATGAAGCGAGTGAAAATTTCTTTGTTATCAATGCAGTGGACTTAAGAAAAAATGACGAAGAACTAGTTGCAGTAGAGGATTATTTAAGAACTGAACTCGACCAGCTGAACATTGAAGATAGGATTTATTCAGTTTCTAGTAAACAAGCATTAGGTGGTTATGATGAACGTTTTAACGTGTTTGCTGAAGCAATTGAACATTTCGTAGATTCTACGAGTAAAATTCAAAAGATACATCAGTTTAATAGCAATGCATCGCGTATCGTTCGAAGTGCGCAATTTATGAGAGATGATTATAAAGCGTATATTGCAAAGCAAAATAGAAGAAATTTACAGTATGATGTGTGGCAGAAAGAGCCGCCATTAGAATGGAATATAGTTAGTAGAGTATTAAGTGATATAAAACAACTACTGCATGAACAGGTAAGTTACTTACGTGATAAGATGAAGATCCAGCTTTATGATGTTATCAAGTCAGAAGTAAATACTTCTCAAAAATTGAATATAATCGAAAAAAGTTTTAAAGCATCTGTAGAAAGTAAACTACTTAATGAATTTCAGTTCATTGTACCGAGAATCAATAAAGCTGCGATCCAGAGTTATAGAGACGAAACTTCTCTCACGAAGGCAGCCCTTATAGAATATGAGATTGCAGAAGATATAGTATTTGACTCATTTATTTTGAAATTAAATCAAATGAAGCTGAATCCCATTGTCAATGAAATAGAACAACTCGTATTTCCAGTAGTAAAGGAAAAGCAGCTTAAGAATATGAATTCAAGAAATGAGCTATTTGAAAATATACATGAGCAATCCATGACGGTAATCAATCAAGTACTCCTTAAATATGAAAGCTATATAATAACTGAAATCGAAAATGGTATCGGAGCATTAGAAACACATATTGATGAGAAGAATAAAAATATATCTGAAGAAATTATCGAAAAGCGTGCTACTTCAATTGATGATAGTATCATTTCTGAAATTAAATCAGCATTAAAGCAATTAGAGCTGAATTCATGA
- a CDS encoding cytochrome c oxidase subunit 2A, which yields MNDDKNLNQTKDPIQVNEDVHHDLDLRGTMAAVLALGAIFVITWFAIFVLFIERI from the coding sequence GTGAATGATGATAAAAATTTGAATCAAACTAAAGATCCAATTCAAGTCAATGAAGACGTTCATCATGATTTAGATTTGCGTGGAACAATGGCTGCTGTACTTGCTTTAGGAGCAATATTTGTTATCACTTGGTTTGCAATTTTTGTACTATTTATAGAACGAATTTAG
- a CDS encoding cytochrome B5: MHKFEKIWLGLGMGSLILFLGIIFVSALHNGHEPIASGREFIAPELIDKDEVFSNPGLHKVEGKDWDYELVFVVSAFNYNPGKVEIPKGSKVKIIATSRDVVHGFEIAQTNVNMMIEPGHISKFIKTFDKKGEYLLLCNEYCGTGHADMKSNIKVVDQ, translated from the coding sequence TTGCATAAGTTTGAAAAAATCTGGCTTGGTCTAGGTATGGGCTCATTAATTTTATTTTTAGGGATTATTTTTGTTTCTGCATTACATAATGGTCATGAGCCTATCGCAAGCGGCCGTGAATTTATTGCGCCGGAGCTTATTGATAAAGATGAAGTATTTAGTAACCCAGGATTACATAAAGTTGAAGGAAAAGACTGGGATTACGAACTTGTGTTTGTTGTTTCAGCATTTAACTACAACCCAGGTAAAGTTGAAATTCCAAAAGGATCAAAAGTAAAAATTATAGCAACAAGTAGAGATGTTGTACATGGCTTTGAAATTGCACAGACAAATGTCAATATGATGATTGAACCAGGTCACATTTCTAAATTTATAAAAACTTTTGATAAAAAAGGTGAATATCTGTTACTTTGTAATGAATACTGTGGCACAGGTCACGCAGATATGAAATCAAACATTAAGGTGGTTGATCAATAA
- a CDS encoding b(o/a)3-type cytochrome-c oxidase subunit 1, producing MENRVEMSKPDGKLIMAHMYVAIVCLIIGGLAGLVQTLVRSGTLELPAGIGYYQILTVHGIILALVLTTFFIMGFQTAAVIRTCGKLSPLQRKLVWIGFWVMLIGTAMAATMVLLNKATVLYTFYAPLKAHVIFYVGMALVIVGSWISAAGQIMRYAQWKKEHKGQKSPLLSYMVVINNVMWIVCSIGVASTVLFQMIPWSLGLVERIDVSLSRTLFWYFGHALVYFWLLPAYMSWYAVVPKIIGAKAFSDNLARMSFMLFLFFSIPVGIHHQLTEPGIDVTWKYVQVVLTFMVVIPSLMTAFSLFATFEAYGRNKGAKGLFGWIKTLPWNDARFVLPFIGMAAFIPGGAGGLVNASAQMDQVVHNTIWITGHFHLTVATAVILTFFGTMYWLIPHATGRVMTKAMNKLAIAQGVLWAIGMSIMSGAMHYIGLFGAPRRSTYSEYGGSKIAAEWIPYQVIQAIGGTILFVSIILVVIVFIQLAFFAPKGYEAFPVSEAMDEHAPVYKFVENWKFLLVVTIALILVAYTVPIGQMFMDPPPGAAGMGEGKLW from the coding sequence ATGGAAAATCGAGTTGAAATGTCCAAACCAGATGGTAAGTTGATTATGGCTCATATGTATGTTGCGATAGTTTGTTTAATCATCGGTGGATTGGCAGGATTAGTTCAGACTTTAGTCCGCTCTGGAACTTTAGAGTTACCCGCTGGTATTGGATATTATCAGATTCTTACGGTACATGGGATCATTCTCGCATTAGTTTTGACTACATTCTTTATCATGGGATTCCAGACTGCTGCAGTCATTCGTACTTGCGGAAAGCTTAGTCCATTACAACGTAAGCTTGTGTGGATCGGTTTTTGGGTAATGCTAATCGGTACTGCAATGGCAGCAACAATGGTTCTACTTAATAAAGCAACTGTGTTATATACTTTCTATGCTCCACTTAAAGCGCATGTTATCTTCTATGTAGGTATGGCATTAGTTATTGTTGGTTCATGGATTTCTGCAGCTGGACAAATTATGCGTTACGCACAATGGAAAAAAGAACATAAAGGCCAAAAATCACCTCTTTTATCTTACATGGTAGTAATTAACAATGTCATGTGGATTGTATGTTCAATAGGTGTTGCTTCTACAGTATTATTCCAGATGATTCCATGGTCTCTAGGATTAGTTGAGCGCATCGATGTTTCACTTAGTCGTACGTTATTCTGGTACTTCGGTCATGCATTAGTATATTTCTGGTTACTGCCAGCCTATATGTCATGGTATGCAGTAGTACCAAAGATTATAGGTGCTAAAGCATTCAGTGATAATCTTGCGCGTATGAGCTTTATGTTATTCTTGTTCTTCTCAATTCCTGTTGGTATTCACCACCAGTTAACTGAACCAGGAATTGACGTTACATGGAAATATGTACAGGTCGTATTAACATTTATGGTCGTTATTCCTTCTTTAATGACTGCATTCAGTCTCTTTGCTACATTTGAAGCATATGGACGAAATAAAGGTGCTAAAGGCTTATTTGGATGGATTAAAACATTACCATGGAACGATGCACGTTTCGTGTTGCCGTTTATCGGAATGGCCGCATTCATTCCTGGTGGTGCCGGTGGATTAGTTAATGCTTCTGCTCAAATGGACCAGGTAGTACATAATACAATCTGGATTACAGGTCACTTCCATTTAACAGTTGCAACAGCAGTCATTTTAACGTTCTTTGGAACAATGTACTGGTTAATACCACATGCTACTGGCCGTGTTATGACAAAAGCAATGAATAAACTCGCTATCGCACAAGGTGTGCTATGGGCAATCGGTATGTCAATTATGTCTGGTGCAATGCACTACATCGGATTATTCGGTGCACCACGTCGTTCAACATATTCTGAATATGGCGGCTCTAAAATAGCAGCAGAATGGATTCCATATCAAGTAATTCAGGCGATTGGTGGAACAATTCTTTTCGTATCCATTATCTTAGTTGTTATCGTATTTATACAGCTTGCATTCTTTGCACCAAAAGGATACGAAGCATTCCCTGTGTCAGAGGCAATGGATGAACATGCACCAGTTTATAAATTCGTTGAAAACTGGAAGTTCTTGCTTGTTGTAACGATTGCATTAATTTTAGTTGCTTACACAGTACCTATTGGTCAAATGTTTATGGATCCACCACCGGGTGCAGCTGGTATGGGTGAAGGCAAACTCTGGTAA
- a CDS encoding MsnO8 family LLM class oxidoreductase yields MKLSILDQVPMSRGETPMDALMQTIELVQFAEEIKYDRYFVAEHHNTTGLISHAPEILMTRLLSITSSINIGSAGILLPQYSPYKVAENANLLEAMFPGRVTIGLGNSPGGSEITRQALTDGAQSKVRDYDRMLEEFLGFMRNTLPLEHHYRSVKAGPRIETHPEVFTLGLTDNGAKRAAKLGIGFVFGNFISDKYQESAIKIYQREFVPNAFMQRSYTIFCSFIIVVKDDAEKEMQRRILDHWLLNVSKGRDTVIPSIEQVNKMHYSDQDKRIIDKNRGRYYIGRKDEVKNEINRLYQTYQFDELMVINNTFDFALKIESFRSIKEIIDEINSEE; encoded by the coding sequence ATGAAATTAAGTATATTAGATCAAGTACCGATGTCACGAGGCGAAACGCCGATGGATGCATTGATGCAAACGATAGAACTTGTTCAATTTGCTGAAGAAATAAAATATGATCGCTATTTTGTTGCTGAACATCATAATACGACTGGTTTAATCAGTCATGCACCAGAAATTCTTATGACGAGATTATTATCGATAACGTCTTCAATTAATATAGGTTCTGCAGGCATCCTTCTGCCACAATATAGTCCTTATAAGGTAGCTGAAAATGCAAATTTATTAGAAGCAATGTTTCCTGGTCGAGTGACGATTGGCCTAGGGAACTCTCCTGGCGGGAGTGAAATCACGAGACAAGCTTTAACAGATGGTGCCCAAAGTAAGGTGAGAGATTATGATAGAATGCTAGAAGAATTTTTAGGTTTTATGCGTAACACTTTGCCTTTAGAACACCATTATCGAAGTGTTAAAGCAGGACCGAGAATAGAAACACATCCTGAGGTATTTACGTTAGGGCTGACTGATAATGGTGCTAAAAGGGCAGCAAAATTAGGTATTGGTTTTGTGTTCGGGAATTTTATCAGTGATAAATATCAAGAGAGTGCAATTAAAATTTATCAGCGAGAATTTGTTCCTAATGCATTTATGCAGCGCTCCTATACAATATTTTGTTCCTTTATCATCGTTGTGAAAGATGATGCAGAAAAAGAGATGCAAAGACGTATTTTGGACCATTGGCTATTAAATGTCTCTAAAGGAAGAGATACAGTCATTCCTTCTATTGAGCAGGTTAATAAAATGCACTATAGTGATCAGGACAAACGTATCATTGACAAGAACAGAGGACGATATTATATCGGTAGAAAAGATGAAGTTAAGAATGAGATTAATAGATTGTATCAAACATATCAATTTGATGAATTGATGGTAATTAACAATACTTTTGACTTTGCATTAAAAATAGAGAGTTTCAGATCTATTAAAGAAATTATAGATGAGATTAATAGTGAAGAATAA
- a CDS encoding class I SAM-dependent RNA methyltransferase: MYQLLATTPMGMEAVAAKEVQALGYETMTENGRVLYQGDARAIVKSNLWLRSADRVKLVVGRFYATTFEQLFDKTKDIPWENFISENGQFPVQGRSLKSKLFSVPDCQAIVKKAIVERLKKAHNKQGWLSESGALYKVEVAILKDEVLLTIDTSGAGLHKRGYRLAQGEAPMKETLAAALVLLSNWKGETPFIDPFCGSGTIAIEAAMIAQNIAPGFNRDFVSEDWDIIPEGMYDEERVKAEEVAEYDKEISITASDIDPNMVEIARNNAIEVGFGDIIEFKQMNVHDLTLNGEKGAIVGNPPYGERIGERAEVEAMYSYLGELIEKNPKWSLYILTSLKTFEVLVGKKATKRRKLFNGYIECTYYQYWGER; this comes from the coding sequence ATGTATCAATTATTAGCAACAACCCCTATGGGAATGGAAGCTGTCGCAGCGAAAGAGGTTCAGGCATTAGGATATGAAACAATGACTGAAAATGGTAGAGTACTATATCAAGGTGATGCACGTGCAATTGTAAAATCTAACCTTTGGCTCAGAAGTGCGGATAGAGTGAAGTTAGTAGTAGGACGTTTTTATGCCACGACATTTGAACAGCTTTTCGATAAGACGAAGGATATTCCGTGGGAAAATTTCATTTCTGAAAATGGACAGTTTCCTGTGCAGGGCCGTAGTCTTAAATCCAAGCTATTTAGCGTGCCTGATTGTCAGGCGATTGTAAAAAAAGCGATTGTCGAGCGTTTGAAAAAAGCACATAACAAGCAAGGATGGCTTTCAGAAAGTGGTGCTTTATACAAAGTAGAGGTCGCAATTTTAAAGGATGAAGTATTGCTGACAATCGATACATCAGGAGCAGGTCTGCATAAACGCGGATATCGTCTTGCTCAAGGTGAAGCGCCGATGAAAGAAACTTTGGCGGCCGCACTTGTATTATTATCTAACTGGAAAGGGGAAACACCATTTATCGATCCATTCTGTGGTTCAGGTACCATTGCGATAGAAGCTGCAATGATCGCTCAAAATATCGCACCTGGATTCAATCGTGACTTCGTAAGTGAGGACTGGGATATCATTCCTGAAGGTATGTATGATGAAGAGCGAGTTAAAGCAGAAGAAGTTGCTGAATATGATAAAGAAATATCGATTACAGCAAGTGATATAGATCCGAATATGGTTGAAATTGCCCGTAACAATGCGATTGAAGTAGGGTTTGGAGATATTATTGAATTCAAGCAGATGAATGTCCATGACCTTACTCTAAATGGTGAGAAAGGTGCAATAGTAGGTAATCCACCTTATGGAGAGCGTATCGGTGAAAGAGCAGAGGTAGAAGCGATGTACAGTTATCTAGGGGAACTGATCGAAAAGAATCCTAAATGGTCGTTGTATATATTAACTAGTTTGAAGACATTTGAAGTATTAGTAGGTAAGAAGGCGACAAAACGCCGCAAGTTGTTCAATGGATATATTGAATGTACCTATTATCAATATTGGGGCGAGAGATAA
- the gpsB gene encoding cell division regulator GpsB, with amino-acid sequence MADITLKLSAKDIYEKEFERTAFRGFKPEDVDSFLDDVIEDYQKMADMNQQLLKLNDENVKLKREIEDLRMRLATGRSENTVSTTNNFDLLKRISNLEKAVFGK; translated from the coding sequence ATGGCGGATATTACATTGAAATTATCAGCAAAGGATATATACGAAAAAGAATTTGAACGTACCGCGTTCAGAGGATTTAAGCCAGAAGACGTGGACAGTTTTCTGGATGATGTCATTGAAGATTATCAGAAGATGGCAGATATGAATCAGCAGCTTCTAAAATTAAATGATGAGAATGTTAAATTAAAACGTGAAATTGAAGACTTAAGAATGAGACTTGCTACTGGTAGAAGCGAGAACACTGTATCTACTACAAATAATTTTGATCTATTAAAGAGAATATCTAATTTAGAGAAAGCAGTCTTTGGTAAATAG
- a CDS encoding DUF1273 domain-containing protein: MKSIYITGYKPYELNIFNNKQPEVRYIKLFLQQKLKEYIEDGLEWVIIEGQLGVELWAAEVVIRLKKMYDVKLSIITPFLEHHSKWNEENQLYYNQICARADFITSAHNDVYRGGFQFRNTDQFVLDNTEGTMLFYDDEHEASPKFFKQTLIDFAAENQYNIDVVTLEDLSDFVNEYMRAKEY; this comes from the coding sequence ATGAAATCTATCTATATAACGGGTTATAAACCATACGAACTCAATATATTTAATAACAAGCAACCTGAAGTGCGTTACATTAAATTATTTCTTCAGCAGAAACTTAAAGAATATATCGAAGATGGATTGGAATGGGTCATCATAGAAGGTCAGCTCGGTGTTGAACTGTGGGCAGCTGAAGTTGTTATTCGTCTAAAGAAAATGTATGATGTTAAATTGAGTATCATCACACCGTTTCTGGAGCATCATAGCAAATGGAATGAAGAGAACCAGCTTTATTACAATCAGATTTGTGCGCGTGCTGATTTTATAACCTCTGCACACAACGATGTCTATAGAGGTGGATTTCAATTTAGGAATACAGATCAGTTTGTGCTTGATAACACTGAAGGTACAATGCTTTTCTATGATGATGAACATGAGGCTAGCCCAAAATTTTTCAAGCAGACACTGATTGATTTTGCGGCAGAAAATCAATATAATATTGATGTTGTGACGTTGGAGGATTTATCAGATTTTGTAAATGAATATATGAGAGCAAAAGAATATTAG
- a CDS encoding DUF1798 family protein, with protein MLQQCIESLMNDIIRIEHYFKASKDGQQFNFVMDVQPFTEKVDKHLSMLENYKVQVISLPLMNEKKYQLMVAHIKELSVSCFFSKTSKKVFIDQFKAVKHELHYLNRMINT; from the coding sequence ATGTTACAACAATGTATTGAAAGTTTAATGAATGATATCATTAGAATAGAGCATTATTTTAAAGCTTCTAAAGATGGGCAGCAATTTAATTTTGTTATGGATGTTCAACCTTTTACAGAAAAAGTTGATAAGCATCTTTCTATGCTTGAAAATTATAAAGTACAAGTCATCAGTCTACCTTTAATGAATGAAAAGAAATATCAGCTAATGGTTGCCCATATTAAAGAATTATCTGTAAGTTGTTTCTTTAGTAAGACGAGTAAGAAAGTTTTTATTGATCAGTTTAAGGCTGTAAAACATGAACTCCATTATTTGAATCGAATGATAAATACATGA
- the recU gene encoding Holliday junction resolvase RecU, whose protein sequence is MVNYPNGKRNTSKALVTTTNNHSKIEYGKRGMRFEEAIDHANQYYLKQDIAVIHKKPTPIQIVDVDYPKRSRAVIKEAYFRKASTTDYNGIYRGKYIDFEAKATQNKTSFPLNNIHEHQVEHMQQVSKHGAICFILFYFSFHEEVFLLPIEPFLKYWDLYKNEKKKSIPMNDIKKYGYHVEKKYQPRIDYLKVIDYIYFNE, encoded by the coding sequence ATGGTCAATTACCCAAATGGCAAGCGAAATACGTCTAAAGCACTAGTTACAACAACAAATAATCATAGTAAAATAGAATATGGAAAAAGAGGAATGCGTTTTGAAGAAGCAATCGACCATGCCAATCAATATTATTTGAAGCAGGATATCGCAGTTATCCATAAGAAACCAACGCCGATACAGATTGTTGATGTAGATTATCCAAAACGTTCTCGGGCCGTAATAAAAGAAGCATATTTCAGAAAAGCCTCTACAACTGATTACAATGGTATTTATAGAGGTAAATATATTGACTTTGAAGCAAAAGCAACGCAAAATAAAACTAGTTTTCCGTTAAATAATATACATGAACATCAAGTAGAGCATATGCAGCAGGTTTCAAAACATGGCGCTATATGTTTTATATTATTTTATTTTTCATTTCATGAAGAAGTTTTCTTACTTCCAATCGAACCATTTTTAAAGTATTGGGACCTGTATAAGAATGAGAAGAAGAAATCCATCCCTATGAATGACATAAAAAAATACGGTTATCATGTGGAAAAAAAATATCAGCCTAGAATCGACTATTTAAAAGTTATAGATTACATATATTTTAATGAATAA